In Diaphorobacter ruginosibacter, the genomic stretch ACCACGCGGTTGACGAGCCCGATTTCGTAGGCACGCTGCGCGGTCATCGGATCGCCGGTCAGCAGCCACTCGAGCCCGGCCTTGTACTGCATGCGCGGCGCAAAGCCCGCCATCACGCCGGCGAAGGCCCCGATCTTGGCCTCGGGGTAGATGAACTGCGCCTGCTCTTCGGCGATCGCCAGATCGGCCAGCATGACGATGGTCGAGCCGGCGCCGACGGCGAACCCGTTCACCGCACAGATGATGGGCTTGTCGGTCGGCACCGAGAGATTGGGCATGGAGTACCAGATGTCGCGCGGCATGTCCTTGAGGTCGGCGCCGGCGGTGAATGCCGCGTCACCCGTCGCGGCCAATACCGCCACGCGTGCATCGTCGTCTTCGGCAAAGCGGCGCCAGGCCTCGTGCAGGCCCTGGACTACGTCGTTGTTGATGGCATTGCGCGCCTCGGGACGGTTGATGGTGATGAGCGCAATGCCGTCATTGGTTTCATAGAGGATGGCGGACATGGTGGATGGGTCTCCTGTGATGGTCGTGAAAATCTGTCGATGCGCCGGTCGGATCAACTCAGAACGGCGCGCGCGTCGGCTGCGGCCACGCGGCCGCCTGCAATGAACAGCGGGTTGATGTCGAGTTCCTGCACGCGGCCGTCCAGGCCGAGCGCGAGCTCGCCCAGCCGGACAATCACGTCGGCGATCACGTCCAGGTCGGCTGGTGCGCGGCCCCGGTAGCCCGTGAGCAGCGGCAGGCTGCGCAGCCGTCGCAGCATGGCGAGCGCGGCCGCATGAGAGATCGGGGCGGGCGCGAGTTGCACGTCCTTCATCAGCTCGACCAGCACGCCGCCGGCGCCCACCATGACGAGCGGACCGAAATCGGGGTCACGCTGGATGCCGAGGATCAGCTCGGTATCGGCACGCCACATTTCGGTGACCAGGTAACCGTCGAGCACCGCTTCCGCATGGGCGGCCGTGATGGCATGTGCAATCTTCGTGCAGGCCTCGCGCACGGCCTGTTCGCCCTGCACTCCAAGCACCACGCCGCCCACGTCGCTCTTGTGGACGATCTGGGGACTGACGGCCTTGATGACGACAGCGCCGCCGATCTCGCCCGCAGCACGCACGGCCTCGTCGGCGCTGCGGGCGAAGCGCCAGTGGGTGGTGGGAATGCCCGCGGCCTCGAGCAGCCGGCGCGCATCGGGTTCGGTGAGAAAGCCCGGGGGCAGGCCCGTCGGCGCATCGATCCGGTGCGCCGCAGCGGATGCGGGTTCCGGCGGCAGGCGGCCGCACAGCGCGGACACGACACGGACCGCGTCATGCGTGCTGTCGAGATAGCCATGTCCTGCATCCCGCAGCTTCTGGCGCGCGAGGTCGCCGAAATTGCCCGCGCCCTGTACGAACAGCAGGGGCTTGCCGCTGCGCTCGCCCACTGAGATGGCCGCCTGTACAACGCGCTCCTGTTGCGGCTGCGTGGTGAGCAGCAGAATTCCCGCATCGACGTGGTCGTCGGCCATCGCGCGATCGAGTGCCAGGCCCACCGAGCCACCATCGACCTGCGGGTCGGGTGCGGCCTGGTGGTTGAGCATGCCGAAGTCGAAAGGCAGCTGGCGATGGGTCTCGGGCAGAACCTCGCGCAGGCGCTCCTGCGTCGCGGGCGCAATCTGCGCAAGGCGCAGTCCAGCGGTGGTGTCCACCTCGTCGGTGAGCAGGGCGCCACCGCCTCCCGAGCCGGAAAAAACCGCCACGCGTCCCGTGGGAGCCGCGCGCTTGCCGCGCTGCAGCAGCTGCGCTCCGTGCAGCAGATCGTAGACGTTGTCGAACAGGTAGACGCCCCAGCGCCTGCACGTTGCCTCGAATGCGGACCAGGCGCCCGCCAGGCTTGCGGTGTGCGATGCGGCGGCCTTGGCACCGGCTTCGCTGCGGCCGGACTTGGCGATGCATACCGGTTTGCCGGCCTCCGCCGCCCTTGCGAGCAGGGCGGTGAAGCGCGGTGCATTCTTCACGCCTTCCATGTACAGGCAGACGACATCGGTGAACGGGTCGTCGATCAGGTATTCGAAGAAGTCGTTGAGGTCGAGATCGGCCTGGTTGCCCACCGAAATGGTGGACGAGAAGCCCGCACCGATATCGACGCCGCGCGAGATCATCGCACCCATCATTGCACCGCTCTGGCTGGCAAGGCCGATGCCGCCCCTGGGCAGTGATTCGATCGATCCCATCACCACGCCGGTGGTGGCGCAGAGGCTGTGCTGCGTGTTCATCAGGCCCATGCAGTTCGGGCCGATCAGGCGCATGCCGCCCGCGCGTGCGATGGCGACCAGCGCTTCCTCCTGCGCACGGCCTGCGGGGCCCGCTTCGGCAAAGCCCGCAGTGATGCACAGCGCGCATTTCACGCCCTTGGCGACGCATTCCTCCACCGTCTTCTTCACATGCGCATGGGGCACCAGCAGGATCGCCAGGTCGACGTCCCCGGGACATTCGAGTACGGACGCATAGGAGGGAACGCCCATCAGTTCCCTCGCCTGGGCGTTCACCGGATACAGCCGGCCATCGAGCCGGTGGCGCAGCATGTAGCTGAGCAGGCGGCCGCCCCATTTGTCGAGGCTCTCGGAGGCACCCACGATGGCGACGCTTTTCGGGTGCAATATTTCCCTGACGGTGGCTGCAGATTTCATGGCGTTCCCAAAAGACTGGCAAGAGGAGACAACGGACAAGAAGCAAGAAAAGAAGCGCGACCGCCGTTTCGTCGGAGCGATGCGATGCGACGCGGCGGGGCGACCTCAGTTTTCCTTGATGCCCATGGCGGGCAGCAGCTCTGCGTAGAGCCGGCGGTCGGCATCGATGTTCTGGACGAATTCCTGCGGCGCCTGCCATGCGGCCGTGGAGTTGGCGCGCGCCAGGGCGTCCTGCACGTCGCGCTGCTCCAGCACTTTCTGCAGCGATTGCGCGAGCCGGTCCATGATGGGCCGGGGCGTGCCCTTGGGCGCGAGCAGTCCCCAGCCGGCACCCTTGGTCGACTTGATGCGAAAGCCTGCCTCCAGCACGGTAGGTACGTCGGGCAGCTCCACATGGCGGCGCTTGTAGAACACTGCAAGGGGCTGGACCTTGTCCGCCTTCACCATGGGCGTGACCGCTCCGTCGATGATGAAGTCGATCTCGCCCGCGAGCAGTCCATTGACCGCGGCCGCCGAGCCGCGATAGGGCACATGCTGCACCTGGATGCTCGTATCGCGCGCCAGCGTCATGCCATAGAGGTGTCCCTGCGAGGCTTCGCCCGCGGAACCGAACGAGAGCGGGTTGGACTGCTGGCGCGCATGGTCGACGAACTGCTGTAACGTCGTCACGGGCAGTGTCTTGCGCGCGGCCATCACCGCGATGTAGTCGGCGATGCCGCCGGCCGATTCGAAGCTCTGCAGGCTGTAGCTGAGCTTGCGCAGATTGGGCAGCACCGTGAAGCTGGAGGCGGCGGCGAGCAGGAGCGTGTTGCCATCGGGTGCCGCGCCCGCCACATGCTCCGTTCCGATCTGCGTGGTGGCGCCGGGCCGGTTGTCCACGAAGATGTTGGCGTGCAGGTCCTTGCTCAGGCGGTCGGCGATGAGCCGCCCGAGGATGTCGGACGAGCCGCCCGGGGGGAACGGCACGACCAGCCGTATCGGCGACGCCGGCCAGGGGGACTCGGCACGCGTGGCGAAGGGAGCAAGTATCAGTGCTGGCGCCGCAAGTGCCAGCAACCTCGAACGCTGTGGCTGCTTCACGTTGTCTCCGTTTCCTTTTTGCTCAGGAATGGAGACATCGTAGAACCAAAAGGTCTATTTCGTAAACCAGTGTTCCAATATTTGGAAATATTCTTATCTGAATTCCATTTCAGGCAGGGGCTTCCCTGAAGCCGTCACGGAGTGCGGAGAACCTCGGCGCACCTCAGCGAATCAGGGCCTGATAGGCCGCACGCGTTTCCGGCGAGACCGACTGCACCAGTTGATCGTGCGGGGTCTTGTTGCGCGCCAGCATGCGCGCCGACGCCACCGACCTGGATTTGCAATACCAATGGCAGGTGTGCTGCATCAGCAGGATTTCGGCGGTCATCATGAAGGCCCTGTCGCGAGGCGTGCGGCCCGCCTCGTTGCGCACCACGCGCTCGAACCCCTGCGCATGGATCTGCAGCGCCTTGCGCATGTCGAAGGTGCTGGCGGGCACGATCTGCGTGGCAAAGGGCAGGCTCACCGGCCATTTGCTGACGCGCGCCATGGGCTCGCTCA encodes the following:
- a CDS encoding enoyl-CoA hydratase/isomerase family protein, which encodes MSAILYETNDGIALITINRPEARNAINNDVVQGLHEAWRRFAEDDDARVAVLAATGDAAFTAGADLKDMPRDIWYSMPNLSVPTDKPIICAVNGFAVGAGSTIVMLADLAIAEEQAQFIYPEAKIGAFAGVMAGFAPRMQYKAGLEWLLTGDPMTAQRAYEIGLVNRVVPKGQAKAAAMELAGRIARNAPLVVQAMKSISRSTMPKSSTELYYPQRRMLDAIANSEDIQEGVSSFKEKRAPRFKGR
- a CDS encoding acetate--CoA ligase family protein, producing MKSAATVREILHPKSVAIVGASESLDKWGGRLLSYMLRHRLDGRLYPVNAQARELMGVPSYASVLECPGDVDLAILLVPHAHVKKTVEECVAKGVKCALCITAGFAEAGPAGRAQEEALVAIARAGGMRLIGPNCMGLMNTQHSLCATTGVVMGSIESLPRGGIGLASQSGAMMGAMISRGVDIGAGFSSTISVGNQADLDLNDFFEYLIDDPFTDVVCLYMEGVKNAPRFTALLARAAEAGKPVCIAKSGRSEAGAKAAASHTASLAGAWSAFEATCRRWGVYLFDNVYDLLHGAQLLQRGKRAAPTGRVAVFSGSGGGGALLTDEVDTTAGLRLAQIAPATQERLREVLPETHRQLPFDFGMLNHQAAPDPQVDGGSVGLALDRAMADDHVDAGILLLTTQPQQERVVQAAISVGERSGKPLLFVQGAGNFGDLARQKLRDAGHGYLDSTHDAVRVVSALCGRLPPEPASAAAHRIDAPTGLPPGFLTEPDARRLLEAAGIPTTHWRFARSADEAVRAAGEIGGAVVIKAVSPQIVHKSDVGGVVLGVQGEQAVREACTKIAHAITAAHAEAVLDGYLVTEMWRADTELILGIQRDPDFGPLVMVGAGGVLVELMKDVQLAPAPISHAAALAMLRRLRSLPLLTGYRGRAPADLDVIADVIVRLGELALGLDGRVQELDINPLFIAGGRVAAADARAVLS
- a CDS encoding Bug family tripartite tricarboxylate transporter substrate binding protein; the encoded protein is MKQPQRSRLLALAAPALILAPFATRAESPWPASPIRLVVPFPPGGSSDILGRLIADRLSKDLHANIFVDNRPGATTQIGTEHVAGAAPDGNTLLLAAASSFTVLPNLRKLSYSLQSFESAGGIADYIAVMAARKTLPVTTLQQFVDHARQQSNPLSFGSAGEASQGHLYGMTLARDTSIQVQHVPYRGSAAAVNGLLAGEIDFIIDGAVTPMVKADKVQPLAVFYKRRHVELPDVPTVLEAGFRIKSTKGAGWGLLAPKGTPRPIMDRLAQSLQKVLEQRDVQDALARANSTAAWQAPQEFVQNIDADRRLYAELLPAMGIKEN